AGGAGCCTTGGCCTCCaaaagtttttataatttttagttaagtctttatttttttgttgaaaattcTAATTAATTcctgtaaaatttttaaagttttagttttaacttttaaaatttgaaattttaattaatctcaaaataattgaaaattttattaaatttcaatttttttaaattttaattaaattctatCATAACTTAATTTCATGTTCATTGGAGACAAAACTCAACTTAATGACATATAACCACCCCACACCTAGTAGGGTATTATTGCATAAGCCCTGCAAAATACCGTATATATGTACCTTAAAAGAGCTAACAAAAAGGGGGCCTTCTCTTCATCATTTTCTCATCTCCTTGTTCACGGGAGAACAACCCATTTGTGGGGGATTTCATTCATATTACCAGAGAAGCACCAAGCTCCATCCCTTTTCTCATCTTGCCATTCATAACATTGGCTCTGTAGGAGCGCATATAAGAGCCTTCTTCCCTCCCTTAAATGGTAAACTTGTCATATAGACACTTTAAAATTCTAAGTTAATGTagtaataaaattatactttttaactttcaaaaaattttatAATCCAAATTTAGGTTAAATAATTTTCTGACTTCACCTTTACTCTTTGGTTTATCCTAAACAAAATTAACCGACCATTTCCACCTACACATAtgcattaataatataaatatatacatattcgtaCACATACTTACATACGCACATCATTAATATATAAAGCCACTAAAAGATTGGAATATTGACTTAATGAAATGAaagattaattatataaaaatttgaagaaatatTCTGGGACCTTAAGCAATTATGAAACATGTATATAATTTGGTCAAAAAAATGCGTCTTTCAAGGCAGATGCCCTAACCTAAGCTTAACACATTACTTTCCCTCCCTCTTTAAAACTTCAACGATGCCCCATTATCTCATTTAAGCTCCCAAAATTGCTATATAATAATGCCTTCAAACTTTAGGACAACAGTCATATAATTACTCTCTTTTTTTGTAACCTACAAAGGTGCAgtttgttcttttctttcttttacttcTAGAGCTTGTTCAAGTGTTCATCTCGAggctcatatgtatatatattagctgGTCAAAATTGCAGCAGAAAGTAAAAGCAATATAATGTATGACATGGCAAGCTTTAACTTTGGAGAAGTGTTCTTTTCCATTGGTTTGTCATACAAATCCAATACAAATGTAAAGGGTAAAGACTATGTGGAAAAAGCTGGAATCCCATGCATATATGTGTTGTATTGTTTAGGGGTTGATAGAAAGTAGTAAACATCAAAAACCCTAACGTAAAAATAGTCTGGAATTGTCAACTAAGCTACTAGATTAGTGGCAAAAAAACTTCCattcatatgattttttttttgtctgtTGATGTCATGTTTAGTGTTGGAATTTGAACTATTCAAATTTCTTTCCCTTAAAGAAAGTCTGAAATTTAAATTTCCTTCCTCATCATCAACCTTATCTTTGGCAACTTTTTTCTTCCAAAGTTTATACTTACATATGTATAATTGCAGCTTTTCTGCACCATGAACTTTGTTAAAAACAATTGTATATCATTCACTTTATTGAAAGTGAATAAAATTTGAAACTCATGTGGTTCATGTCTAGAAAGAAGCGAGAAAAGGAAGGCCAATGCATGGGTTTTTTTCATATTGTAGAAATAAAACTGACCCAAGGCTTCAAATTCTTAATAAGGACaaagggatttttttttttattgagaaCAAACTAAATGTAGCTAAGATTTGGGATTGGTTTGTATCAGAAgtgaagttaaaaaaaaaaaatttagaagttgagataaaattaaaaaaaaaattggggaaCATAGTTATAAATTTTGTGTTAAGATAACTTAAATTGAATTACTAATTATTTGAAGAGGTCGAAAATGTAAAATTTACATTTAATGAAAGAGttaaagagactaaattgaattattaaattcAAGAAGACTTAAAAAAACAATTATACCATTTAACTAGACCTCCCATTTTCCACTTAAACTAAATCCTTCTATTGATCATTATTTAAAATTCGAATTTTAATATCTGGGGCAGTATCAAAATTTGAAAGCTCGAGATTTTCTCTTATTTTTAAATCTGTGTGTTTGATGTATTGTTGATGGCAGATGGTGGTCCTGATTGATCATAGCAATTAAATCAATTTAGAGAGATCCCATTCATGTTTTAGCAAGAAATATCAGACACAAATCTTGTGTAAGATTAGATTACATTAGAATATTAGATTTAACCTCTAACCATTTTtactttctatttttcttttacgATTTTGatttgagttgtgaaatgtaatcagttttaggttatttttacaagttttttttttttttttggtttaacaTAAGTATTATATTtgtaagatttcaatatatttaataatttacgtTATGTAAGTTGAGTCTTAGCTTGATTGGCATCGACATCGTTAACAGTGTAGGAGGATGTGAGTCCGAGTACACTGGAACGCATAAGGTTATGAGTAGTTTTAgatattatatcaaaataaataaatatgataagaacctataataaaattaatgttaaaaCAAATAATTTGTGTTATATTTACACTATTGATACGAAAATATACATAGACAAATTACAAAACAAAGTTTCATCATGTcatatgtacatatatgtatcAATTCTAGACGAGCATTGATAAAGACAAGACACGGTAACTTGAAAAGTATTGCTTATGCAATTTTCCATAGGATGACAAATAACAAGACAATACATTTTAACCAAGGAGCAGGAGAACTTTCTACTTTAGTACTAAAATCATTCACAATAATTCAAACAATTAGATCCtacaaaataaaatgaaaaatatatatgagaattTTTTACCTTTTTCTTTCATAACACAAAAAATACTGATGCTTTAATACTCTACACATATGTTAGTTCATAATCAATATGAACTCAGATGAACTGGTTCATGCAGTCACTCGTAATTACAATTAATATGAAAAGAACAACTCAATAAGACTCCAAAATTATGACCCAGAGAAGAGGGCAAGACAATAAAAGATTAAGGCAAAGTTGtcttttctttgcttttgtttcaaTGGAAAAATCACTAGGAACAATAGAAAAACAAATCAAAAGGTTCCAGCTGCCTAACTAAATTCATTAAAGGTTACTTTCAAGAAGCCaacaaaataagaataagaaAAAGTGGGCAAGACCAGTGTGGTccaaagaaaataaacaaaagaaCACTAAATAGTATCTAACATATTTGATGATTCTACAATGATAGCACATAAAAAAGTTTTCACCACTAATGAAAAAAAACACCCAGATTTATATTTTGAgatcttttttttccctttcagttgtgaacaccttgaattGTTTAATGCATAGTATGGAATTTCTCAGCAAGAAAAGAATATCATGTAAAGATGGTAGGGCACAAAGATTATCAATCTTTTTCAAATGTATTATAGTTTATGTGCATGTGATTTTCTAATGTTCATTTCCCCCCCGCCATTTTTCTTCATTAACATTAAGAAATTCAACACACATGCAAAATCAGTAACAATCAGCCAATAAAAAGTGTGATCTGCAAATGTTATGTATTTTAGTATGTATCTTTAATAATACAGTGAATTTAACAACTGGTTAATACCTGCTTGTGCTTAAATGGGAAATGAGGATATGATTCAACCATTAGTGTGAAGAAATGGACTATGGGTGGGTAGAAATGGGCTCAACATACTACCCTATCAAGGTTGTTAATTCTTTGGGTAAAAAATAGTGTGAAGAATTTTGCATTAAAAGTTAGATTACATCTTGtccctttttatttaaaaaatagataaattaatcatTATATGTCAAATCAAAAAGTAAATTTAAACTTCTGTTAAAAGTTCCGttcatttctattgttaaaaattggtcTCTGTAAGCTTAAATGAGGTACGCACGGCACACCATGTGTAACTATCTAGTTGTTCCGTTAACCATGCTAGTTTTAATAGTcgaaatgaataaaattttaaaagaaataataattttcTCTTTATTCTAACATATAAGGACTAATTTCCTCATTTCTTAAGTGAATAAggcaaaatataatttaacttctAATATAGAGACCTCCATGATACTTACCTTTCCTGGTAAGTTTTACaaaaaaatgaattatcaaatcATGATTTTAATGAAGGTGGACACACTTCTATATTTTCTTGAACATTAACCCACTAGGCTTATGAAGCCATCCACTTAAGAAGAGAGGTTACATACAAATATTGCATATATCTTGTCATCGATATGTTAAAAAATATggatatcatatatataataagagtaacaacatattattatttagtatTATAAAATGTTAGTCCAAATTAAaaatgatctaatttggttaaggtttattggactttagttattaaataaagtTTGGGCCAAATATGTATAGATAatctagtaactaatttctaattgatgatggACTGATTAGAAATTAAGGTTAAAGTGCAAAAATTATACATTGGGTTACACAAGCAGCTTTTCTAATATCTCATCTTTAAAAAAGAGAGAGCAACATTCTTTAAATTATTTGTGTACTAATTTGAAATATCAAAACCACAAGATAGAAGATTTCAAGAAATCAATAGATATAGGTGCGCTTCCGCATTTAATTTTGTTCTTAATGATTTGATATTATAAAtattgatttatgatttattaagttttatataagatattattttatagttttaaCACAATATCCACCTTCATTAGCATGCATAGATGCGTACAAGATTAACTAGAAATTGTTATATGGagagaaagaaacaaaataatgtAACATTAATAAGTAATAGTGTACACATTATTAGAGAATTTGAGTTGAAATattagaaataaattattcaacCTCAAAAGAATTAGCTTCTAGAAACGGTAAAGCTTTGGGCAAATTTCCATCTAAGAAACATAGTGAAATAACATAATGAAAGATGATTAGGAAAAGCTCACAACACTGTTGGAGAATTATGacgtattttataaaatttcaattttttcgtttgctgaaattttatattcattttatgatatatatagaATTTCCGGACCTTAATTCTGGAGAGAAGCTCATTGAAACGTGGCCCAAAATGAAATGGGCATTATGGATTTCTACCAAACTACGCGCTTTGGGATTTTCAAATCTCTTTTTCAGTTATTttataatgaaatattttatgttattatttgactTTAATAATACTTATAAGGGtaatctataaaaatagtcacttttatttgcctcatgttatattttagtcacttatgtttgaaatgttacgttttagtcacttatgttactattttgttacgaagtgatcactctaccgttaagttccgttatctctctaacggtaatcctacgtggcagtccaactagattttagatgccaacttggatttctaaggataaaaatagatttttaattaaaaaatttaattaattaaaatttttaaacctaaacATTAACTAAAAAATCTGTTCATctcatctttttaatttttcttctgtCTCTTCTTTTtacaatggttttttttttcatttgattggaaaaactattattaagatcaaaatagttgaaatcaaattgacTACTTCATAAAGATGGATTCAATGGAGGGTTCAGGTATGTCTTCTTTGTACTCCTCTATCTCTTTTATTTAATAATGAAAAACAAAAGattgaattttttattgtttaatgaaaatcctaaattaaaattcttgatatGAATATTAACAACTAAAAGAATTTCAAATCAGAAAAAAGGGATACCCACAAAGGGATTGTGAACAAACAAGCCGATTCAGATAAAAAAAATAGGATTGAGAAACTAATTATTCAAGAATGTGAAGAATTGGAAAATACAATGATTAGGAACAAAAATGATTACCATCTTCTTATTTGTCGACAACCACTTCATTTTGAGTTTTAGAACATAAATTTATCGGTGAAGAGGACATACTTGGACCCTCCATTGAATCCTCTTTTGTTTTAAATGACGTGAATAAAATTTTTGACGATAATAACTTTTTAGTCAAttgaaaagaaaactaaaaaagaGGAGATGAATGGTTTTTAActaagatttagggtttaaaattttaattaattaaatttatttaataaaaatctattttcatcgcATTAGGAAATTcaagttggcacttaaaatctaATGTTGGTACTTAAAATCTAATTGaactgccacgtaggattactgttagggagataacggaacttaacggaACAGTGATcatttcgtaacaaaataataacataagtgactgaaatgtaacatttcaaacataagtgactaaaatgtaacttgaaacaaacaaaagtgactatttttgtagtttaccctacTTATAATTATCAATCTTTTATCATTAAAATCATTTTCTAAGTATaacacttaattttaatttttaatttttattataattatttgaaatatattctattttaattattataattatttttattttaacttttatgccaaatgaaaaaaagaaagaaagtatgGTATGGAaaaaatcattatcaaataattaattattttatatacttaaagtttttaattattttaattttataaatcaattttatattttatttaatcattaaacatTCCACTATCAATTGCTTTCTTATCTCTACTTTAATTTAAGCATTCTATGAAGCTAGTGTCACTTTTAACGGATCATCAACTCAATTATAAAATTAcgaaatattttttctttttaaattttaattaatattattacgaTACTTTTGACCTTTTATGattttatatcatctttaaataaaataattaaaaattaaaattcagatATCAAATATGTgttcaataatattaaaatataaatttattaacatattaattatttaataatttttaaaaatatataaaatatataaaatctaatttaaatttattacatttgaaatgatattttagtttttaattatttttcaagtatcaattttactataaatcacatTTATCCTcgtttagttaattaataaaaataatcgaTTGAATCTTAATTTGATTGGCATGCCAATGCAATCCAAGAGGATGTGGGTTCATGCTAGAGCgcattatcttcttatttataaGTTAAGGAGAGATTATGAAAATTCTAGATATTAtgtaagaaaaatatattttaataaattaaaaaaaaaagtaaatccaTAAAATCTATGTTgagaaaacttttgaatagtcaAAGAAAATCTCTAAATCTAATATAAGGTATCAGTCCCTCAGCTCTCGAcattcattctttttttttaggTACTTTTATTTGACCAATGAACAccacacatatcacatatcattcaATATTTTCATGCAAAATGGATATTAAAGTCATAATAATTTTCATTAGTCTCTCAGCCGTGTTACACTTAAAACATTAATTTCAGATCTTCGACCCTCCCTTACTAATATCTCCTTTTTATCCATCTAAATCTATCAAGCATTTGCTCATTTCAGCTTCTCCCTTCCATTATCATCCTCATAGCTCCAACACCACAACTGTCCAAAACAATAAACCATATTAATATATAGAtataacttttatatatatatatatatatatgcatatgcatGTATGTGTTAAGGGGATTTTGACTTCTCAAGAAAGAAGCTTGTGAAGTGTTGATCTTTAGGGGATGACTTCAAGTTCAATTTTATCATTAGgttttgtcttttaattttgtCAAGAGTTAAAATAGATTGATTCTATCAAGAATCTGAAGTATCGGGATTCATAGAGAGCAGGAATCTCTTCACCCATCAAGTAAATGTCAACATTTACTTTTGATAGGTAAATGTGCTCTCTTTTCTTAAATCAAGACAAAACCCGAAGATAAAACTAAATACAAGCACTCAAAAATTTAATATTGACACATTTTAAAGGTCCGTCAGCTCCTAGCAAATATCACTTTGAAAATTCTCCGAGAACAGACTCCCCTCACATGTATGCATGCGTGCATGTGTATAGTTCTTACATTCAGAGTCAGTAGTGATCCAGTTTCCTCTCCTGCTAGAGCATCGGTTCAACCCATGTATAACAGTTGAATTCAATGATATCACATTGCAAGCTTCTGCTTCATCGTTTCTCATCGAAGAAGCAGTCATTGAAATCCTGGAAATGGAACCATGATCCCATCTGAAACTTATCTTCGGTGACTCACTAGCACTGAGTCGACGACCATCCGAGTTCGATACTGTTGTTTTCGCAGCCCCACCACTGTCCCTTAACTTCGAAACCTGCAAAAAGAACACATAATATCCAAAATGCTCCCATTATTACACACATTCTCAGCCACTAAATAACAAGATTTAATGAACCCAATTTTTTTTTAGGTTAATATAGTTTTGGGTCCCtaaatttggtatatatatatatttttttttgtctaatttGATATATACAAAATTGATAACTAGAtctattatgatttttaatttggaaaatgtaaaaatttgatgatataacataaattataccACATCATCACTCAAAAAAATAAGAATATAATTTTAAAGTGTAAGTCATTAAATTTTTACATTTATCCAAATTCaggaataaaaataaacttagttGCTAAATtagaatacaaaaaaaaaaaaaatactaaagtAAACTTAGTTTTTAAAAAATACCTTTTGGTTCAACTTTCCTCCTCTCTCAGCTTTGCCAGTGGCAGCCCATCTCAACAACTCCTTCATTCGAGACATGGTTTTAGGCTTATTACCACcaccatctttcttttctttgttatTGCTACATTGATGATGATCACCATTGATCTTATTGGTCATCGATGATTGTGACACTGCAACTTCACTCAATGGTATCACTTTGCTGGAATCTGATCTGTGACCAACATCTAACCCTTCTTTCTTCATATTGGTTATGGATTGGGAATTATTTTGGGGAGGCTGATGATGTGTGGTGGTATGAGAGTTGTGGACTCTTCTCAAATAGATTGTACTATAAAAGCAGGCTTTTGCAATGTCTTTATTGCATAGAAATATAATTGGTTTAAATTTCTTACTCTTTGATCTTCTTTTCTTCTTATATGGGATTATATCTTTGGGTTTATCTTCTTGatctgaaaaataaaatttaaattatatatgttatcaagaaatttttaaaaaaactcaTTTATATATAGTGGGTTAAATTTTGTAATAAGGTCCTTGTATTATGTGTTTTTGATGGATCTAGTCTCTACTAAGGTCAATTTTTATCATTAATTTCATCTGATATGACGTGACGTTTTACTATAATTTGATAATTTGTTTACATATTAAAAAGGCCAAAAATGATATAATATTATATTCGGCTAATAGTACAAACTATACGTGTATGTGTCAAATCATTGCATGCCTTGAAACACAAGTCAAATTATAAGGGGGAAAAATGTCCTTGAGACTAAAAGTTtacattttgaaaattaaagggGCTAGAAATGATTATATCATCGAATAGGGACTAAATATGCCAAAAACACATATTACACGGACTTTCTATAGAATTTAACCTTTATCATACCTTTAATAGTAGTATTCTGAGCTCCCTGTTCACGAGAAACCTTAAACAGCCACTGAAAAATCTGCTATAAATTCACAATGAGGGATTTCATAAGCTTTTTGAGGACAATGCAACACTCCTTTTATCTGATTTTTTGAGTTACAAATCTCACCTGCATTTTTTTGGTATTTCCTTGAGGGAAAAAAAAGAACCTGGTAACTTACTTATATAGAGGTTCCAAAAATGGACAGGTTTTAGAGATCTATCTGGGTCTGTCTGTATGTTTTAAAAGATTCTTTgctataaataaaagaaatgaagcCACTTGTGGAGATGAAGACAAAGAAAATTTGGGTTTTGGGTGTAAAGGAGAAGATGGTGAGAGACAAATAAAGGCAAATAATGGGGAAGTGTTGGGTTGAGATTTCATAGTAACATGGCGGAGGTTGGGGGTATTATTTATATAAGAAAAAAGAAATGGGTTCATGTGACGTATTTGGATGTAAGATTTAGTTAAAAGTATTAATTAAGAACCAGAATGTTTGTTTGCACAGTGTTGGCCTTTGTATTTGCCATACAAACGCACGGTTGTAGTTTATTGAGTGGTCCCTAAGGGATACCTGGCCTTTGAAGTTGATTATCACTTGAAATTTTATGTTGTTTTTGCTTAGAGTACGTAGTGAATCGAGGCTTTTAATATCACTGTTGAAGGATAGGGGGGAGGATGTCTCAAGTTTTGTCGTTAGGGTTTGGGATTAGATATACAAGGCCAATAATGCCATTATTGAGATTAAGATAATGGGATTAGGATGTAGTAttagatatgtgtatatatttaatACGAAATACCATTGTATTTTCGCTTTAAATTCTTTCATCAAATTATTTGAGGATTATAAAAATATTCTAGCAACACGTAACTTTATGTATGACGAAGTTCAGTCTTATGGGCCTTGTCAAAAGAGCAACGCACGTTGCCTAAATATCATGTCATACTAAGCAGGCTCACACAATTCGTAGATGATATATTGGAAAAGATTCTTGGTGACATCCATCAATCTATCATGTCTATATGCCTAACAAGCACCTCGTTTAGCCTCTTCAAGTTAATTCCAACAATGTCTTAGGCTAACATCCAACACCCTACCATGGCACTTATGGAGTAGGGAACTCAATGGCTAAGACCCATGCCCAACTATCTTCCTTCTATAAATACCCTTCAACATTGTGGAAAAGACAGAAGTATCCATAATACTTAGTCCAAACTCAGTCCTAAACTCTCTCAAACCACCAATCTAATAGCACTTCGCACCATTCATGGTGTGAATCGCCCTTACTCTAGTAGCTTTCCACACCTCTTATGGTGTGAACAGCCTTCGTTGTACCATTAAACACCTTGTATAGCTTTAGTGTTTATAATAATTGATGTCGTCTATGCACACTCTAAAAATAACTATCTTTAGCCCCTAAAGGCTACAATCAAGAATAAGAAGACTAAGGCAACATTAAGATAGGCTTAGAGAATGGGGCCAAGAAAACGTAGTACAGGCTTACCATACCTCCTATTACATATAGCTATCGTAGTGGAGTAGCAAACTCGTCCATCCTCTCTTTTCCAACTCCCCAAAACAATGGGAAGAGGATTATTGTTGTAATTTCGAGGAAAAGGGCTCCCAACCAACTATCCAACAATATTGAAAGCTACAAGCCCAAAATAAATTTATCTAGGCTCAACTCTAAGAATATGTTCGAGAATATGCCAAAAGGGATAAGGATTAGCTAAGAAAAGGAGAAAAAATTCATCTTGGGACCAAAGAAAACCATTGGAACAGTAGATTGACCACAATTTTGAGAAGCTCTCACATCATCATTTCGCTCAGTAGAGGAGAGATGAGTTTATTGGAAAATCGTTTAGAAAACACACAATAGCAtagcaaaaatttaaaaatattctaaaacatacatttattgtgatatctaaagtaataaatttaatcaaattaagTACTTGTGTTTCGAGGCTCGGGAGATGTTCAAATCACAAAAAGGGTTTTAGGAGATGCTCAGTCTTTTCATCCAACTTAAACTGAAGTCCAAAGTCTTGAAACTTTCATCTTAATAATCTTTATTATGCCCAAACTATCAGATTCTTAGAGAGtagactttttttttttggtgaaaaaagAAAATTACAACTAAAAAATCAACCATTGAAAAAACTCAATACATAATCATTATCAATAAATAAACTGCACCCCAGGTTCCCTATCTTTCCTAAGTTTGATTATCTTGTCTGCAATTTCGTTCTCTTCTCTTGGAATATGTTGAAGATTCCAATGACTTAGTTTCTCCAATATCCAAAGGATTCTAGTAACTAAAGCAAAAGTAGAACCTTCACGAACTCTTGTATGAATGAGATTAACTGCTTCAAGGTTGTCAGACCGGATGATAACCCTCCCAAAGCCGCGATCAAAAGCAATTTGAAGCCCATCAAGAATGCCTCATAATTCTGCATCAATAACTTCACAATTTCCCAGATACCTTGTGAATCCAAGAATCCAAGATCCATTTTGATCTCGCAAAAGCCAACCAGGTACAACAAACATATCCTCATGTTTGGCCGAACCATCTGTGTTTAAGTAAACCTAACCATTTGGATGGTCAGGAACTAAAACCGTGTTTGAGAGCTTAGAGTCCTTCGGTTTGAACATCGAAACATATTGCTTTGCCTAGCATAGGGAGGCTTTAAAAACCTCATCGGTACTCCAACAAAGACCTTGAAAGATGCGAAGATTTCAATTCTTCCACATACACCAAATGATGATCCTGAATAAACAAGGCCAATTAACTCCATCTACAAGCTTTATGCCTTGTTGATTTTGTAAATTAAACGCCATCCACTCCTGTAGGGaccctgcaaaaaaaaaaaacagattgtTTACCTGTGGGGATTAGTTGCATCCATATCTCCCTTGCCGTTTTGCAATCTCGAAGCACATGAAGAATATCTTCATAACTATGGCCGCAAGTACCACACGCAATATCCGAACCCATACCTCTTCGAAATCATTCAACATTAGTCAGTAAACGGTGTTTTAAAACAAGCCAAATGAATACTCGAATCCTTTGTGGCCCATGATACTTCTAAGATAAATTCCAAACTTCCTCTTTCATATTCCAAGAATCTTCCCTGATTTTCTTATACGCACTTTTAACCGAAAAGGCACTAGACGTGGTCCCCTCAAAATGATTCTATCAACACCAGAATTAGGATGAGGTGGTGGGATTCCAACTATCTGCTGAATGATATCTTTCGGTAACCAT
Above is a genomic segment from Gossypium arboreum isolate Shixiya-1 chromosome 8, ASM2569848v2, whole genome shotgun sequence containing:
- the LOC108469475 gene encoding uncharacterized protein LOC108469475 → MQIFQWLFKVSREQGAQNTTIKDQEDKPKDIIPYKKKRRSKSKKFKPIIFLCNKDIAKACFYSTIYLRRVHNSHTTTHHQPPQNNSQSITNMKKEGLDVGHRSDSSKVIPLSEVAVSQSSMTNKINGDHHQCSNNKEKKDGGGNKPKTMSRMKELLRWAATGKAERGGKLNQKVSKLRDSGGAAKTTVSNSDGRRLSASESPKISFRWDHGSISRISMTASSMRNDEAEACNVISLNSTVIHGLNRCSSRRGNWITTDSEFVVLEL